aattaatcaaaaaataattttttttcatatataattGACTTCGTCTGCAGTCATAAAAGCCCACGTGACAAATCTCCGTGCGATGCAAAAAaaatagtaatatatatatatatatatatatatacctgacTAAATTTACACAAGACAAGGATGGTGAaccgaagaacaaagcaacataaGAGTAGGAGGAGCAACCAAGCGAACTACTCGGCTAAAGCTGCTGTTGTAGTTTGAATCCCCCGGATACAGTACCGGTTGTTTGTGCTTCTTCACCAAGTGGGACACAACTCTAGCTGAGACCACCTTCTTCACCAGCATCCCCCACTTGTCATCACCATCCGCTTCTTCGCCTTCCCTACGCTGCATCCTCCGCTTGAATTGCCTGTGGAATCACCAAGAAACAAAGACGAATGACCTGGGTTATGTTCTTCCATTAATTTCCCAGCAGCACCAGTTGCACAAGTACATGCACAGGGGAACTTCGCAGGAGGCGTCGTCGAGCTCGGTACAGGTGGAAGCGTGGAGGCGGAGGAGCTGCCAGAGACACTTGCACCGACGGCACCAGCGCCTCTTCTCGTTGTCGCAGGCCGCCAAGTGGCGGACGAGCTGCCGTAGGCCGCGGCAGGTGACGGGGTTGGGGCAGCGGGCCCGCTTCTCCTCCCTGCCGGAGTGCCCCATCGCCGCGTATCCATCCTTGAAGATGTGGTGCAAGCACTCGATGGTCTCGTGCAGCTCCATGTACAGCCTCCGCTCCGCCTTCCTCCTCCCCAGCCGTCGCCGTCTCTGCAGTCACACCACCGAAGCCGGCAACAAACccatcaatctctctctctctctcagctacCGCATCATGCCCGGCAAGCGACATGCGACGTACGCACCAGGTGGGCGTCCTCGAGGAACTGGAGGATGTCGAGCTCCAGCCAGGGGTCGTGGTCCCGGAGGAACCGCCAGGCCTCGGTCTGCTCCACCGCCGCGAAGTCCTTGGCAAGCAGCTGCATGCACCGCAGGTGCAGGCGGGGGGCGTCGCACTGCTGCGCCAGCACCAGCACGTCCACCACGCCCTCGGCGGTCAGCCGCGACGACAGCACCCGCTCGCACGCGCGCTTCAGCCACCCGACCCCGTACGCGTGCGACAGCACCAGCATGTGCATCCCGTGCTCCCCGACGATCTCCTCCTCCGCAAGCGTCACGCACCTGCCGTGAATCACAACCGTCCATCAAAATTActctttaaaataatttaaagataATTATATGTCC
The window above is part of the Musa acuminata AAA Group cultivar baxijiao chromosome BXJ2-6, Cavendish_Baxijiao_AAA, whole genome shotgun sequence genome. Proteins encoded here:
- the LOC135614738 gene encoding BTB/POZ and TAZ domain-containing protein 1-like — its product is MFAISSFILIPFVPPLPASLYMHAATTAHRWHGIMEEEEQQHGETLVSPTGFRRWLEAGNDDTPPTDVRIVTSGQRRLPAHSSVLASASPVLESMLHRPRKGGSNREMEIPVLGVPCDAVHAFLRLLYSARCVTLAEEEIVGEHGMHMLVLSHAYGVGWLKRACERVLSSRLTAEGVVDVLVLAQQCDAPRLHLRCMQLLAKDFAAVEQTEAWRFLRDHDPWLELDILQFLEDAHLRRRRLGRRKAERRLYMELHETIECLHHIFKDGYAAMGHSGREEKRARCPNPVTCRGLRQLVRHLAACDNEKRRWCRRCKCLWQLLRLHASTCTELDDASCEVPLCMQFKRRMQRREGEEADGDDKWGMLVKKVVSARVVSHLVKKHKQPVLYPGDSNYNSSFSRVVRLVAPPTLMLLCSSVHHPCLV